Proteins from one Ornithobacterium rhinotracheale genomic window:
- a CDS encoding murein L,D-transpeptidase catalytic domain-containing protein, with translation MNKEKIFHIGLIVLAIFLIGLIIKFAFFNSPKLTNTQKNRIDYYATQALDYCKKNDLNTNYCILVDFSQHSGKNRMFVYDFNKKDVIYKGIAVHGKGGNSKANYVKFSNVPGSNCSSEGKYRIGARSYSNWGTHVHYKLHGLESTNSNAFKRYIVLHSYIGVPSTEIYPIPAPKVSEGCPVICNELMQNIDDLLKSIKNQKPVMLWIFK, from the coding sequence ATGAACAAAGAAAAGATTTTTCACATCGGCCTGATTGTACTTGCCATTTTTTTGATTGGTTTAATTATAAAATTTGCATTTTTCAATAGTCCTAAACTAACAAATACACAAAAAAACAGAATTGATTATTACGCCACGCAGGCTTTAGATTATTGTAAGAAAAATGATTTAAATACGAATTATTGTATTTTGGTGGATTTTAGCCAACATTCGGGGAAAAATAGAATGTTTGTGTATGATTTCAATAAGAAAGATGTAATTTACAAAGGAATTGCTGTGCACGGAAAGGGCGGAAATAGCAAAGCTAACTATGTGAAATTTAGCAATGTGCCTGGCAGCAATTGTTCGTCCGAAGGAAAATATAGAATCGGTGCGCGTAGCTACAGCAATTGGGGTACGCATGTGCATTACAAGCTACACGGTCTTGAATCTACCAATAGCAATGCTTTTAAAAGATATATCGTTTTGCACTCATACATCGGTGTGCCGTCTACCGAGATTTATCCTATTCCAGCGCCCAAAGTGAGCGAAGGCTGTCCCGTGATTTGCAATGAATTGATGCAAAATATAGACGACCTTTTAAAAAGCATCAAAAACCAAAAACCTGTAATGCTTTGGATTTTTAAATAA
- a CDS encoding glycoside hydrolase family 125 protein: MQSRRTFIKNTMIGAAGLALMPNFAWAKGYPTKRPPLNQRKFTSPAVEQLIKQIKSQIKDEKLAWMFENCFPNTLDTTVSVGTLKGKPDTFVVTGDIEAMWLRDSAAQVYPYLSLVKKDPKLKKLIQGVIHRQTDCILIDPYANGFNKTALADKDNRWAQDTGMKPEIHERKWEIDSLCYPIRLAYNYWKQTGDTSVFDKDWHQAAKLIIKTFKEQQRKEDGKGPYSFLRVTDRQLDTVSNVGFGRPLKPVGLINSTFRPSDDNTTFGFLIPSNLFAVKSLRQMAEILTKVVHDNVTDQEAKDLANEVEKAIQQYGIVNHPKYGKVYAYEVDGFGNHTYMDDPNVPSLLALPYLDLVSKDDPIYKNTRKLVWSTDNPYFFVGKAAQGIGSPHIGTYDMIWPMSLIMKGMTTDDPNEMFECLEVLKNTDANTGFIHETFHKDNPEKFTREWFAWANTLFGELVIKWVQAKK, translated from the coding sequence ATGCAAAGTCGCAGAACATTTATAAAAAATACCATGATAGGTGCAGCGGGATTAGCACTTATGCCTAATTTTGCTTGGGCTAAAGGCTACCCAACCAAACGCCCACCTTTAAACCAAAGAAAATTCACTTCGCCCGCTGTGGAACAATTAATCAAGCAGATTAAATCACAAATCAAAGACGAAAAATTGGCTTGGATGTTTGAGAATTGTTTTCCCAACACGCTTGATACTACCGTTTCCGTGGGGACACTCAAAGGCAAGCCAGATACTTTTGTAGTAACGGGAGATATCGAGGCGATGTGGCTCAGGGATTCGGCAGCACAGGTGTATCCTTATTTAAGTTTAGTGAAAAAAGATCCAAAACTTAAAAAATTAATCCAAGGTGTGATTCATCGCCAGACCGATTGTATTTTAATAGATCCGTATGCCAATGGGTTTAATAAAACTGCCCTTGCCGACAAAGATAACCGCTGGGCGCAAGACACGGGCATGAAACCTGAAATCCACGAAAGAAAATGGGAAATAGATTCTTTGTGCTACCCGATTCGCTTGGCATATAATTATTGGAAACAAACGGGCGACACCAGCGTGTTTGACAAAGATTGGCACCAAGCGGCAAAATTAATCATCAAGACTTTTAAAGAACAGCAACGCAAAGAAGATGGAAAAGGACCTTACAGCTTTTTGCGCGTTACCGATCGCCAGCTAGATACGGTATCCAATGTAGGTTTTGGTCGCCCATTGAAGCCTGTTGGTTTGATTAATTCAACCTTCCGTCCGTCGGATGATAATACTACTTTTGGATTTTTAATTCCGTCTAATTTATTTGCTGTAAAATCTCTACGACAAATGGCGGAGATTTTAACCAAAGTGGTGCACGATAATGTAACAGACCAAGAAGCTAAAGATTTAGCCAATGAGGTAGAAAAAGCAATTCAGCAATATGGCATTGTAAATCACCCAAAATACGGAAAAGTTTATGCCTATGAAGTAGATGGTTTCGGAAACCATACCTACATGGACGACCCGAATGTGCCGAGCCTTTTGGCATTGCCTTATTTAGACTTGGTGAGCAAAGATGACCCTATTTACAAAAACACCCGAAAACTGGTTTGGAGCACCGATAATCCGTACTTTTTTGTAGGAAAGGCGGCACAAGGCATTGGCAGTCCGCATATTGGAACTTATGACATGATTTGGCCGATGAGTTTAATTATGAAAGGAATGACAACCGATGACCCCAACGAGATGTTTGAATGCCTGGAAGTGCTGAAAAACACCGATGCCAATACGGGCTTTATCCATGAAACCTTTCATAAAGACAATCCAGAAAAATTCACGCGAGAGTGGTTTGCATGGGCAAATACGCTTTTTGGAGAATTGGTGATTAAGTGGGTACAAGCAAAAAAATGA
- a CDS encoding zinc ribbon domain-containing protein YjdM — MSEAVICPKCNSEYTYENGDLMACTQCFYEWNPEEEAKKNQILDANGNPLENGDAVVVVKDLPVKGAAKPIKAGTKVKNIRLNPDSDHNIDCKIDGFGAMALKSEFVKKA; from the coding sequence ATGAGCGAAGCAGTAATTTGCCCAAAATGTAATTCGGAGTACACTTACGAGAATGGAGATTTAATGGCGTGTACACAGTGTTTTTATGAATGGAATCCAGAAGAAGAAGCCAAGAAAAATCAAATTTTGGATGCCAACGGAAATCCTCTGGAAAACGGAGATGCCGTGGTGGTGGTAAAGGATTTGCCTGTGAAAGGTGCAGCCAAACCGATAAAAGCTGGGACTAAAGTAAAAAATATAAGACTTAATCCAGATAGCGACCACAATATCGATTGCAAAATCGACGGATTCGGTGCCATGGCATTGAAATCAGAATTTGTAAAAAAAGCGTAA
- a CDS encoding ABC transporter ATP-binding protein, with the protein MEKIIEFRNICKSFGKRPVLKNFNLTIHKGDFLSIVGTSGSGKTTLMKMINGLIKPDSGEVLVHQKNIENEDLIKLRRTIGYAIQGNGLFPHMTVYENIGFVPKLEKKSKQQIDAIVDNMLALVGLPLDVKNRYPEALSGGQQQRVGIARAYANNPDILLMDEPFGAVDSITRYQLQQDLKEIHQKTQCTIVFITHDIHEAFKLSTHILVLDHGKIQQFGKSDEVWENPNNDFVKKLIDMTR; encoded by the coding sequence ATGGAAAAAATAATTGAATTTAGAAATATTTGTAAATCATTTGGCAAGCGTCCTGTGCTTAAAAATTTTAATTTAACGATTCACAAAGGTGATTTTCTAAGCATTGTCGGGACTTCTGGTTCGGGCAAAACGACTCTTATGAAAATGATCAATGGACTGATAAAACCAGACTCGGGAGAAGTGTTGGTCCATCAAAAAAATATTGAAAATGAAGATTTGATTAAACTCCGTAGAACCATCGGGTATGCGATTCAAGGAAATGGGCTTTTCCCGCATATGACGGTGTATGAGAATATAGGTTTTGTGCCTAAACTGGAGAAAAAATCTAAACAACAGATTGATGCCATTGTAGATAACATGCTTGCACTCGTAGGGCTACCACTGGATGTGAAAAATCGCTATCCCGAAGCACTCTCGGGCGGACAACAGCAGCGCGTGGGCATTGCGAGAGCTTATGCCAATAATCCAGATATTTTGCTTATGGATGAGCCGTTTGGTGCTGTGGATTCCATTACGCGCTATCAATTACAGCAGGATTTAAAAGAAATTCATCAAAAAACGCAATGCACAATCGTTTTTATTACGCACGATATACACGAGGCGTTCAAATTGAGTACACATATTTTGGTACTCGATCACGGGAAAATTCAACAATTTGGAAAATCTGATGAGGTGTGGGAAAATCCTAACAATGATTTTGTAAAAAAATTGATTGATATGACGCGGTAG
- a CDS encoding sulfatase yields MKKYLLPLAAFGVLTFSACTTSKNAETSNAKNKSKKPNIIVFLVDDMGWQDTSLPFWKQQTPLNRRYHTPNMERLAKEGMMFTNAYACAVSTPSRVSLLSGMNAARHRVTNWTMYKDNISNRISNNNLKEPIWNINGMIMSDTLRHAVHVPQTLPKVLHDNGYKTIHVGKAHFAAYSTPGADPRNLGYDVNVAGHGAGQPASYYGEDCYADQGKNRFVYNVPDLEPYYYTDTFLTDALTLEAEKEMKKAVAENKPFFLNLSQYAVHTPIMPDKRFLAKYKAQGLDDTEAAYATLLEGMDKGLGDIMDFLEKNNLADNTIIMFMSDNGGLTSYTRTGGKGTHNLPLRSGKGSIYEGGVREPMIVKWPGVVKPNTKTDQNIIIEDFYPTILEMAGAKPKGKSQVIDGVSFVSTLKGAKTDNEKRPIIWNYPNDWGVVDAGTNFFTGIKIGDYKFIYFYDNRPAELYNIKEDIGEKYNIIKEKPEIAKKMAKQLSNALKEMKAQRPSKPDGTLTPYPDEVIK; encoded by the coding sequence ATGAAAAAATATCTTCTTCCACTGGCTGCCTTTGGAGTTTTGACATTTAGTGCCTGTACGACTTCCAAAAATGCCGAAACTAGCAATGCGAAAAATAAATCTAAAAAACCGAATATTATTGTTTTTTTGGTAGATGACATGGGGTGGCAAGACACCTCGCTACCATTTTGGAAACAGCAAACACCACTGAATCGTCGTTACCATACCCCTAATATGGAACGCCTTGCCAAGGAAGGAATGATGTTTACCAACGCTTATGCATGTGCTGTGAGTACTCCCTCTCGCGTGAGTCTTCTGAGCGGAATGAACGCAGCTCGCCACCGAGTGACTAATTGGACAATGTATAAGGATAATATCTCTAATCGGATCAGCAACAATAACTTAAAAGAGCCCATTTGGAACATCAACGGAATGATTATGAGTGATACGCTCCGCCATGCAGTGCATGTGCCACAAACTTTGCCTAAAGTATTGCACGACAATGGCTACAAAACCATTCATGTAGGGAAAGCACACTTTGCGGCGTATAGTACGCCTGGTGCCGATCCACGAAATCTAGGCTATGATGTAAATGTGGCAGGACATGGTGCAGGGCAGCCAGCAAGCTACTATGGCGAGGATTGCTATGCAGATCAAGGCAAAAACCGATTTGTGTATAATGTGCCAGATTTAGAACCTTATTACTACACCGATACTTTTTTGACTGATGCTTTGACACTCGAAGCTGAAAAAGAAATGAAAAAAGCGGTGGCAGAAAACAAGCCATTTTTCTTGAATTTATCTCAATATGCGGTGCACACACCTATTATGCCAGACAAGAGATTCTTGGCTAAATACAAAGCACAAGGACTTGATGATACCGAGGCAGCCTATGCCACTTTGCTAGAAGGTATGGACAAAGGGCTTGGCGACATCATGGATTTCCTTGAAAAAAATAATTTGGCAGATAACACTATTATCATGTTTATGTCAGACAATGGTGGGCTTACCAGCTACACCCGCACGGGCGGAAAAGGAACACACAATTTGCCATTGCGTAGCGGCAAAGGTTCTATCTATGAGGGAGGCGTGCGTGAGCCTATGATTGTGAAATGGCCTGGCGTGGTGAAACCCAATACCAAAACCGACCAAAATATCATTATCGAAGATTTTTATCCTACCATTTTAGAAATGGCGGGTGCCAAACCAAAAGGAAAATCACAAGTGATTGATGGTGTGAGTTTTGTTTCAACACTAAAAGGTGCCAAAACCGATAACGAAAAACGACCAATCATCTGGAACTATCCAAACGATTGGGGCGTTGTAGATGCAGGAACCAATTTCTTTACAGGAATAAAAATAGGAGATTACAAATTCATTTATTTCTATGATAATCGCCCTGCGGAGTTGTATAACATCAAAGAAGACATTGGCGAAAAATACAACATCATCAAGGAAAAACCTGAAATCGCTAAAAAAATGGCAAAACAATTGTCCAATGCGTTAAAGGAAATGAAAGCCCAACGCCCATCAAAACCCGATGGAACACTCACCCCTTATCCCGATGAAGTGATTAAATAA
- the glyA gene encoding serine hydroxymethyltransferase has protein sequence MDTIFSLIEDEKQRQINGIELIASENFVSDEVLKALGSVLTNKYAEGYPGKRYYGGCEVVDKIETLAIDRLKELFGAAYANVQPHSGSQANAAVYLACLNNGDKIMGLDLAHGGHLTHGSPVNFSGIRFEVCSYGLNKETGLIDYEQMAETARREKPNLIICGASAYSRDIDYAKFREVADEVGAILMADIAHPAGLIAKGLLNNPMPHCHIVTSTTHKTLRGPRGGIIMMGEDFENPFGKTLKGKTRMMSELLNMAVFPGTQGGPLEHCIAAKAVAFGEALTPNFEQYGKQIIKNSQALAKALMDRDYQIVSGGTENHCMLIDLRNKDITGKKAENALVQAHITCNKNMVPFDTQSPFITSGIRLGTPAITTRGLVENDMETIAELIDRVIQNPDDEKTLQNTAKEVHDLMHNRPLFNF, from the coding sequence ATGGACACAATTTTCTCGCTCATCGAAGATGAAAAACAACGACAAATTAATGGTATTGAGCTTATTGCCTCAGAAAACTTTGTAAGTGATGAAGTGCTAAAGGCACTCGGCTCTGTGCTTACCAACAAATACGCCGAAGGCTATCCTGGAAAACGCTACTATGGCGGCTGCGAGGTGGTAGACAAAATCGAAACGCTTGCCATCGATAGACTTAAAGAGCTTTTTGGTGCTGCGTATGCCAATGTTCAGCCACACTCTGGTTCGCAAGCCAATGCTGCGGTATATTTAGCTTGCTTGAATAACGGAGATAAAATCATGGGGCTAGACTTGGCACATGGCGGGCACCTCACTCATGGCTCGCCTGTGAATTTCTCTGGAATCCGTTTTGAAGTTTGCTCTTACGGCCTCAACAAAGAAACGGGGCTTATCGATTACGAGCAAATGGCTGAAACGGCTCGCCGTGAAAAACCAAATTTAATCATTTGCGGTGCCTCTGCCTACTCTCGCGATATTGATTATGCTAAATTCAGAGAAGTGGCTGATGAAGTGGGGGCAATTTTAATGGCAGATATTGCGCACCCTGCAGGATTGATTGCCAAAGGTTTGCTTAACAACCCAATGCCTCATTGCCATATCGTAACCTCAACTACGCACAAAACACTTCGCGGACCTCGTGGAGGAATCATCATGATGGGAGAAGATTTTGAAAATCCGTTTGGCAAGACTTTGAAAGGCAAAACTCGCATGATGTCTGAATTACTGAATATGGCTGTTTTCCCAGGCACGCAAGGAGGGCCACTAGAGCATTGTATTGCTGCAAAAGCAGTTGCTTTTGGCGAAGCACTTACCCCAAATTTTGAACAATACGGAAAGCAAATCATCAAAAACAGCCAAGCCTTGGCTAAAGCTCTTATGGACAGAGATTACCAAATCGTTTCGGGTGGAACTGAAAATCACTGTATGCTGATTGATTTGCGCAACAAGGACATTACGGGTAAAAAAGCTGAAAATGCACTGGTGCAAGCACACATTACTTGTAATAAAAATATGGTGCCTTTTGACACGCAATCGCCATTCATTACATCGGGAATTCGTTTGGGAACTCCAGCAATCACCACTCGTGGTTTGGTAGAAAACGACATGGAAACCATCGCGGAATTGATCGATCGCGTGATTCAAAATCCTGATGACGAAAAAACTTTGCAAAATACGGCAAAAGAAGTACACGATTTAATGCACAATCGTCCGCTTTTTAATTTCTAA
- a CDS encoding mechanosensitive ion channel family protein, producing the protein MKTNIEYLNDIIRSWEDSTLYFLPKAFLALVVLILFYFLAKGAKHLSLKFYDKTFKKHIEIAYLISSLIYFFFLISGVILALQILGLEKFLTKILAGAGIVGIIAGFAFKDVASNLFAGLLLKAQSPFKKDDWVNINGTYGRVTQVGWITTSIKTVPGQEVFVPNQVVYNNNFTNYSTYGMRRVILETGVSYGDDLDLVRKCALEEVHKTQDALLDQPIDMYFTEIGNSSYNFQLRFWIKFDTNDNYRRAMSDIIMRVKKRFEQENISIAYNVTTLDFGVKGGVNLFDKSIQVKSE; encoded by the coding sequence ATGAAAACAAATATTGAATATTTAAACGACATAATACGCTCGTGGGAAGATTCCACTTTATATTTTTTGCCTAAAGCTTTTTTAGCACTTGTAGTTTTAATTTTATTTTATTTTTTGGCTAAAGGTGCTAAGCATCTCAGCCTTAAATTTTATGACAAAACCTTCAAAAAACATATCGAAATTGCCTATTTGATTTCATCATTAATCTATTTCTTTTTCTTAATTTCTGGCGTAATTTTAGCCCTGCAAATTTTAGGTTTAGAGAAATTTTTAACCAAAATCTTAGCTGGTGCAGGTATCGTGGGGATTATTGCAGGTTTTGCATTCAAAGATGTGGCTTCCAATCTGTTTGCAGGATTATTACTGAAAGCACAAAGTCCGTTTAAAAAAGACGATTGGGTAAACATCAACGGGACATACGGGCGCGTAACGCAAGTGGGCTGGATTACAACGAGCATTAAAACGGTGCCTGGTCAAGAAGTTTTTGTGCCCAATCAAGTGGTGTATAATAATAATTTTACCAATTATTCCACCTACGGAATGCGTCGCGTGATTTTGGAAACAGGCGTTTCGTACGGCGATGATTTGGACCTTGTAAGAAAATGTGCTCTTGAAGAAGTGCACAAAACGCAAGACGCCCTACTCGACCAGCCGATTGATATGTATTTTACCGAAATTGGAAATTCTAGTTATAATTTTCAATTAAGGTTTTGGATAAAATTTGACACCAATGACAATTATCGCCGAGCCATGAGCGATATTATTATGCGTGTAAAAAAACGATTTGAGCAAGAAAACATTTCAATTGCTTACAATGTTACTACGCTCGATTTTGGAGTAAAAGGCGGTGTAAATCTCTTTGACAAATCAATCCAAGTAAAAAGCGAATAA
- the uvrB gene encoding excinuclease ABC subunit UvrB: MDFKIVSNYSPTGDQPRAIKQLSQGILNNDKYQTLLGVTGSGKTFTIANVVQEVQRPTLVLAHNKTLAAQLYMEFQEFFPNNAVEYFVSYYDYYQPEAYIPHSGVYIEKDLSINDEIEKLRLSATSSLLSGRRDILVVASVSCLYGIGNPTEFHKNVIKAEVGLKVSRTHFLHQLVNALYSRSMVDFGRGNFRIQGDTVEVFPAYADDGIRFHFYGDTIEEIESFNVETGKRISGFDKINIYPANIFVTSPETLNNAIKNIQIDLEKQVEYFQDIGKTLEAKRLKERTEFDIEMMKELGYCSGIENYSRYLDGRLPGTRPFCLLDYFPDDYLMVIDESHVTVPQVHAMYGGDRSRKENLVEYGFRLPAAMDNRPLKFEEFEAIQNQVIYVSATPANYELEKSDGVIVEQIIRPTGLLDPVIEVRPSQNQMDDLMEEIQKRAEIDERTLVTTLTKRMAEELTKFLTRYGVRTQYIHSDVDTLDRVKIMQDLREGLFDVLVGVNLLREGLDLPEVSLVAILDADKEGFLRNHRSLTQTAGRAARNVNGKVIMYADKITGSMQQTIDETARRREIQIKYNKDHNKTPQPLHKKITRIQQEAEFEQNPYVRKEASLRQVAEQQASYGEVDIEKLIEEKTKTMEKAAKDLDFLQAAKLRDEINELKNQKA; this comes from the coding sequence ATGGATTTTAAAATAGTTTCAAATTACAGCCCTACGGGAGATCAGCCCAGAGCGATTAAACAACTGTCTCAAGGTATTTTAAATAATGATAAATACCAAACGCTGCTTGGGGTTACAGGTTCGGGAAAAACTTTCACCATTGCCAATGTGGTGCAGGAAGTGCAACGGCCTACGCTCGTTCTGGCACATAACAAAACGCTTGCAGCTCAGCTCTATATGGAGTTTCAAGAATTTTTCCCAAACAATGCTGTGGAATATTTTGTATCCTACTACGACTACTACCAGCCAGAAGCTTACATTCCGCATTCTGGCGTGTATATAGAAAAAGATTTAAGCATCAACGACGAGATTGAAAAACTGAGGCTTAGTGCGACTTCTTCCCTACTTTCGGGACGAAGAGATATTTTGGTCGTTGCCTCGGTTTCGTGCTTATATGGTATCGGAAATCCTACAGAATTTCACAAAAATGTGATTAAAGCCGAAGTGGGATTAAAAGTTTCTAGAACACACTTTCTGCATCAATTAGTAAATGCCCTCTACTCCCGTTCTATGGTAGATTTTGGTCGAGGAAACTTCCGTATTCAGGGTGATACGGTGGAGGTTTTTCCCGCTTATGCCGATGACGGAATCCGTTTTCATTTTTATGGCGACACAATCGAAGAGATTGAATCCTTTAATGTAGAAACAGGGAAAAGAATTTCGGGATTTGATAAAATTAATATTTATCCAGCCAATATTTTTGTGACTTCGCCCGAGACCTTAAACAATGCAATAAAAAACATTCAGATAGACTTAGAAAAGCAAGTTGAATACTTTCAAGACATTGGTAAAACACTTGAAGCCAAACGCCTAAAAGAACGCACCGAATTTGATATCGAAATGATGAAAGAACTCGGTTATTGCTCGGGAATTGAAAACTATTCTCGTTATCTCGACGGCCGATTGCCTGGCACCCGCCCATTCTGCTTACTCGATTATTTTCCAGACGATTATCTTATGGTGATTGATGAATCGCATGTTACGGTGCCACAAGTGCACGCCATGTACGGGGGCGACCGAAGTAGAAAAGAAAATTTGGTGGAATACGGATTTAGGCTACCTGCCGCAATGGACAACCGCCCGCTCAAGTTTGAAGAATTTGAAGCCATCCAAAACCAAGTGATTTATGTTTCTGCAACGCCTGCAAATTATGAATTAGAAAAATCAGACGGTGTAATTGTAGAGCAAATCATTCGTCCGACGGGATTGCTCGATCCTGTGATTGAAGTGCGACCATCTCAAAATCAAATGGATGATTTGATGGAAGAAATCCAAAAACGCGCCGAAATCGATGAACGCACGCTTGTGACCACGCTCACCAAACGCATGGCGGAAGAACTTACTAAATTCTTGACACGCTACGGCGTAAGAACGCAATACATTCACTCAGATGTGGATACGCTCGATCGTGTGAAAATCATGCAAGATTTGCGCGAAGGCCTTTTTGATGTGCTCGTTGGGGTAAACCTTTTGAGAGAAGGGCTCGATTTGCCAGAAGTTTCGCTCGTGGCCATTTTAGATGCCGACAAAGAAGGATTCTTAAGAAATCACCGTTCGCTCACGCAAACCGCAGGGCGTGCCGCTCGAAATGTGAATGGAAAAGTGATTATGTATGCCGATAAAATTACGGGTAGTATGCAACAAACCATTGATGAGACCGCCCGACGCAGAGAAATTCAGATTAAATACAACAAAGACCACAACAAAACGCCACAACCGCTACACAAGAAAATCACACGCATTCAGCAAGAAGCAGAATTTGAGCAAAATCCGTATGTGCGCAAAGAAGCCAGCTTAAGACAAGTGGCTGAACAACAAGCATCTTATGGCGAAGTGGACATCGAAAAACTCATTGAAGAAAAAACGAAAACCATGGAAAAAGCAGCAAAAGATTTGGATTTTTTACAAGCCGCCAAATTGCGAGACGAAATCAACGAACTTAAAAATCAAAAAGCTTAA
- a CDS encoding ABC transporter permease/substrate-binding protein has product MLKKAFFEVFDHFDFFQNLLIEHLQITLISALISLILGLSIGILISEKRQFSGFVISIVNIVYTIPSIALLGFLISVTGIGNVTAIIALSVYGLLPIVRSTYMGITSIDKNIIEASEAMGSKKIQTLWQIKLPLAFPVIFSAIRDMVIMTIALAGIASFVGAGGLGVAIYRGITTNNETLIFAGSAMIALLALIIDFVLGLIQKRIESRNSSQQKNRSKSIIWVFLSLIILGLGFSWFHSFNQKNIIRIASKPTTESYILAEIMKKYIEEHSDLKAEITHGVGGGTSNIHPALLNGEFDMYPEYTGTAWQIVLKEKAPYTDQDFEQLKEKYTQNYNFSWLGMFGFNNTYSLGVRKEIADRLGLKTFSDLSQNAQNMIFGAEYDFFEREDGFKALSDAYNFKFKKAIDMDNGLKYKAMFSGKIDVMTVFTTDGQISNPQIVTLTDDKSFYPKYMAGIVVRNETLEKYPELKNLLNQFNHSIDEKNMAELNKMVETSHISPKNAAKYFFENLWKK; this is encoded by the coding sequence ATGTTGAAAAAAGCGTTTTTTGAGGTTTTTGACCATTTCGATTTCTTCCAAAATTTACTTATAGAACATTTGCAAATCACGCTTATTTCTGCGCTTATTTCATTGATTTTAGGACTCTCAATTGGCATTCTGATTTCAGAAAAAAGACAATTTTCAGGGTTTGTCATCTCGATTGTAAACATCGTCTACACTATTCCGTCGATTGCACTTTTAGGTTTTTTGATTTCGGTCACAGGAATTGGCAATGTTACAGCCATCATTGCGCTGAGCGTATATGGGCTACTCCCTATCGTGCGCAGTACCTATATGGGCATCACCAGCATCGATAAAAACATCATCGAAGCGAGCGAAGCGATGGGTAGTAAAAAAATCCAAACGCTTTGGCAAATTAAATTACCATTGGCTTTTCCCGTCATTTTTTCGGCCATTCGAGATATGGTAATTATGACGATTGCCTTGGCTGGGATTGCATCTTTTGTGGGGGCGGGCGGGCTCGGCGTGGCGATTTATCGCGGCATCACGACCAACAACGAAACGCTGATTTTTGCAGGAAGTGCTATGATTGCGCTTTTAGCTTTAATCATAGATTTTGTTTTAGGCTTAATCCAAAAAAGAATTGAATCTCGAAATTCTTCCCAACAAAAAAATCGTTCAAAATCGATAATTTGGGTGTTTTTAAGTTTAATTATTTTAGGTTTAGGCTTTAGTTGGTTTCATTCATTTAATCAAAAAAATATCATTCGCATCGCATCTAAACCAACCACGGAAAGCTATATTTTGGCCGAAATCATGAAAAAATACATCGAAGAGCATTCAGACTTAAAGGCCGAAATCACACACGGCGTGGGCGGCGGAACATCCAACATCCACCCTGCCCTGCTGAATGGCGAATTTGATATGTATCCTGAATACACGGGCACCGCTTGGCAAATTGTATTGAAAGAAAAAGCTCCGTACACCGACCAAGATTTTGAACAATTGAAAGAAAAATATACCCAAAATTATAATTTTTCTTGGCTTGGAATGTTTGGGTTTAATAATACTTATAGCTTGGGCGTGCGCAAAGAAATCGCTGACCGATTGGGGCTTAAAACTTTTAGTGATTTATCCCAAAATGCCCAAAATATGATTTTTGGGGCGGAATATGATTTTTTTGAACGCGAAGATGGTTTTAAAGCGCTGAGCGATGCTTATAATTTCAAGTTTAAAAAAGCAATTGATATGGACAATGGCTTAAAATACAAAGCGATGTTTAGTGGAAAAATCGATGTAATGACGGTTTTCACGACCGATGGGCAAATCTCTAATCCACAAATTGTTACGCTGACAGATGATAAGTCATTTTACCCCAAATACATGGCAGGCATTGTGGTGCGAAACGAAACACTTGAAAAATATCCTGAGCTGAAAAACTTGTTAAATCAATTCAATCATAGTATTGATGAGAAAAACATGGCTGAATTGAATAAAATGGTAGAAACGAGCCATATAAGCCCCAAAAATGCCGCAAAATACTTTTTTGAAAACCTATGGAAAAAATAA